A window of Cynocephalus volans isolate mCynVol1 chromosome 3, mCynVol1.pri, whole genome shotgun sequence genomic DNA:
AGGATGTGGAGCTGGCTTCCATCAGTACTTTGGAACCATCCTGCCAGCAAGGTCAGACTCATTAAATGGGAATTTGCTGGTAGCCTATCGCATAATCTTTTCTTggagtatttgttttgttttgaaggaTGGAAAATGCAAGAATTTGGATTCTTCCCTTGTtctttcctcctccacctcccccaaTCTTACATCCAAATACCCGACTGTGACCACAACCTGCTGTCCTCCCTCTTGTCATTCTCATTGTTCTTCCAATTACATTGAGACCTGCAACCCCTCCCCATGCACCTGTGGCCTGTTTCTAGCTTGTCTTCCTTACCCATGCAGCTTAGATTTTACATTCCACCATTTCAGCCTATGTTTTGGTGCCTCTCTCCCATTGTTGTTTCATTGCAGCTGCCAAGCAAAACCCTAATCTTGGGTCAAATTATCCATCAGTATTCAAGCACCTATAGCCCGGATGCTAAAGGAACCTCAACACTATGATATATGTCTATAAGTTGTGTTCCTCAACCTCAATTGGGTCCTCAATCCTACCCAGTGATCCTGCTCATTTTCCAAAGCAGCTTTTTTCCATTCTCCACAACCCATTCTTCTCAAACCTATGACttcatctttctcttctcttcagttGACCTCCCCATATAGCCTAGTGGGAGATGCAAGCAAGAAAAGCAATTACAGACACTACGTTAGGTGCTGTGACAGAGAAAGTTTTGGGGCTCTGAGAGCACCCTGGAGGGAGGAACATCTAACTTAGGCTTGAGCAGTCAAGGTTTCCTTAAAACAGCTCCTAAGCTAAGTTCTGAAAGAAGAGTAGGAGTTTGCCAGGAGAACAGAGGGAACAAAGATGGAAAAGTTATTCTGTTTGGCTGGAGCACTGCGTgtgttaaaagataaaattggagAGATAAGCAGGGTCAGATCTTAAAGCCACATGGAAGAATTTGGACTTGATCCTGAGAATGGGGAGACATTGAATTgttttaaatgggaataatatcaGATTTATGCCTTGGACTTCAGTGTGAACAGACTGGAGGGGAGCAGAAGGCTTGCTAGGGCAATCAGCTAGATGTAGGCTCGAGCAAGGGAGTGGCAGTGGGCTCACAGAGCTGTGAGTGCATTATTATACAGAAAACTAGGTGACAGGAGAGGCAGGATTTGGTGATAGATTGGATATAGgaacagaggcatggagaagggtctGGGATGACATTTGGCTATCTAAATTAAAGACaattaagggccggcctgtggttcactcggtagagtgcagtgctgataacatcaaggccatgggttcggacccctatatagggatggctggttggctcactggctgagcatggtgctgataacaccaagccaagggttaagacccccttaccggtcatcctttagtaaaaaaaataattaattaattaaggatAATTAGTGTAGAATTTCTTACAGAAAGTCTGAGAGAAGAAAGTAATTCAATTTTAGACATGGTGAGTTTAGGTTCCTGGGGAAGGCATGTCCGTGTGATGTCCAGTGAGCAAATGAATGCTGGATCTGGAACTCCTAGAGATAATATGGGACAGAGATGAGCTTAGGAGCAGTCAGCATAAATGTGGTCACTGAAGCTTTGAGAGTGGATGAGATCCttaaaggaggaggagaaggtcTGAGAAAATAAGGCCTGTGATAGAATCCTGGGGATTATGATTAAGAGTTGTATGGAAAAAGATGAGGCTCCAATGGAGGCTGAGGAATGACCAGATGAATGGGAGGAAAACTAGAGAGTTCAGGGCAATGGAAGGCAAGATAAGAAGGCATTTTGAGGTTAGATTCCTAGAACATGCTTCAACACCTTGCAATTCTTTGTAATACTCTCACACTCATGTTTTCTCATGCAGGATTATAAACTCTAGGAGCATAGGGTCTCTATTGGCCTTATTGGTTATTTTATCCTAGTACTCAGCACAccgtctggcacatagtaagtgctcagtaaacatgaATAAAGGGGCTGGATCTATGAGGGGAGTCTCACCAGATTGCAGAAGGTGCCTTCAGGAATGCATACGTTCCAAACCACTTCATTCTCAAGCTTTGTGGCCAGTGATGGATAGAAGGTGGATTGTGATGTGTACAGAACATGGGACCTTGGGGAGTTCCGTAACCAGAGGAGGAAGAAGTAACAACAGCCAGTGGAGACAAAAATAActgcttctcctttctttccccctccAAGTTCCTAGTGGAGGGCTGAGCCCAGCATCCCAGACTTGTGTGATTATATAGGCAAGCATCTGGAAAGCAACTTCCCCTTGGCACCCTATCCTTCAGCGGCTCAAGGTGTTGGCCTCTTTGCTTTCAAGTAGCAAACCTCCCTGCTGTCAGCAAGCCCAACCCCATGGGGAAGGGAGATGTCTTGGAGACAGCACCAACCACCACAGCCTACCGCTCTGTCATGGAGGAGTATGGTTATGATGTGGGCAAGGTCATTGGCAATGGCTCCTATGGGACGGTGTATGAGGCTTACTTCACTAAGCAGAAGGTCATGGTGGCTGTCAAGATCATCTCAAAGAAGAGGGCGTCTGAGGACTACCTTAACAAGTTCCTGCCCCGTGAGATACAGGTTGGAAAGGGCTGGAAGAGGGAACTGAAGCTTGGTACTAAGATGGTTGAGGTGTCTCAGAAGGGGTATGACTAGGAGGGGGTGGGACCAGAAACCCCCAAACTAGAACTGAACATCTCACTGAGCAGCTAGGAAAATTCATTGATGAAAATTCGACCTCTTTACTACCTACTCGCTCACCTGCAGTCCCCCAGAAAGTACAAGTACGTAACAGGGTTTGCCTACCAGCCCTTGGATTCAGGGGTTGATCCTGTTGCAAAGTTCTAAATAAGCAGCAGTGGGACGGTGGGAGAGGGCTGGGAGCATAGCTGGGTTTCTCCCTTCCCAGGTTTGATGGGTCCCTCTTCCGGGGTCAGGTAATGAAAGTCTTGCGGCACAAGTACCTCATCAACTTCTATCAGGCCATCGAGACCACATCCCGAGTGTACATCATTCTGGAGCTGGCTCAGGGTGGTGATGTCCTTGAATGGATTCAGCGCTATGGGGCCTGCCCTGAGCCCCTTGCTGGCAAGTGGTTCTCCCAGTTGACTCTGGGCATCGCCTACCTGCACAGCAAGGGCATCGTGCACCGGTGAGGGTACTGCCACCTGGACTGGGGCCTTTGGGCTCTCAAGGGGGGGTTATGCATGTCTCCTGTTTTCTGTCAGTTTTTCCTACCTTGACCTCCCTCCTTAATATCTAGGCCCATTCATGTACTCCACTTTAATCGTCTGGGCAAGGACACTCAAAAAGTACTCACTGTGAGggcagcctgtggctcacttgggagagtatgatgctgataacaccaaggccgagttcggatccctatatagggatggccggttagctcacttgggagagcgtggtgctgacaacaccaagtcaagggttaagatccccttaccggtcatgttttagaaaaaaaaaaaaaaaaagtactcacTATGTGTAGAGCACTTTATCAAATACAATGGTGAGCTCCCTGTGGTCCTCAAGTAccatcttttcttcccctttgggCTCTGCTTACAACACCATGGCTTTCTTCCTCACTACCTTGTGCGCTTATAATGGCATCTCCCTCCATCTCCCTCCTGCCTGTCCTCAGCTCTAGCCTCTGACACCTGGCCCTTCAGCTCCCAGTCTAATACTAAGCCCTCTCCCCAGCCTGACCCCCAGCCTTTCTGCTGCTGGTAGGGACTTAAAGTTGGAGAACCTGCTACTGGACAAGAGGGAGAACGTGAAGATATCGGACTTTGGCTTCGCCAAGATGGTGCCTTCTAACCAGTCTGTGCGTAGTAGCCCTTCTAACCGCCAAATGAACTGCTTTTCTCACCTCAGCCAGACCTACTGTGGCAGCTTTGCTTATGCCTGCCCGGAGATCTTGCTAGGCTTGCCTTACAACCCTTTCCTGTCTGACATCTGGAGCATGGGCGTCATCCTCTACACTCTAGTGGTTGCCCATCTGCCCTTTGATGACACCAATCTCAAGAAGCTGCTGAGAGAGACTCAGAAGGAGGTCACTTTCCCATCTAACACCACCATCTCCCAGGAGTGCAAGGTGCTGGCTCCCCCAGGAGGGCTGAGGCCTCAGGGATGACccccgggggtggggtggggtggtgaatACCCAACCTAGGCTGCCCACCCTGGAGGAAGGCTTTTTCAATACCAGTCACCTCACAATCTAGCCACTGCTCTGTAATAGTGGGGAGGACTTAAAGGACCAACCAGTGGGCTCCAGACCTTAGACATGCTTGATAAGCAGGTTGTTGCTTCTATCCCTTTAGGCCAGAAGGATATTATACAAGAGATTCTCCCTAGGGAACTCATCCCTTCCCCTCCAGGGAGTTAAATGCCTGGCTTTCCAGGATAAAATCAGAGCCATACCCCCTTTCACCAGAGTGGTGTGATGGGCTACCCTGCTTCTTTCTTAGGTGCAGCTGCTCATTGCCTGTGTGGCACAATGGGGAGCAACCTCAGCCAAGacttctctctcccctgccctAGAACCTGGTCCTCCAGATGCTATGCCAAGCTACCAAGCGTGCCACCATCCTGGACATCCTCAAGGATTCCTGGGTGCTCAAGTTCCAGCCTGAGCAACCCACCCATGAGGTCAGACTGCTTGAGGCCATGTGCCAGCCCCCCAGCACCACTAATCCTCACCAATCCTTGGAAATCACAACCTGAAAATTGCTGAGGGAGAGGGCTGAGACAGGAGCAAAGCAGGAGGGTCTGGGGCTAAAAATCTTTTATAccaaaaataaatctgatttaGTTTTATCAGCTAGAGTCAAAGACATTCTTTCCTTAAGGGAACCTTAGCAGGGAAAACTGCTGAGAGTGAGGTGGATTTCTAACCAGAGTCTGTAACCAGTAATTATGACATCTGGTATAAGTCAACAGTGTAATTCACAATGTGATTCACAGTGGAGGGGGTGGTCAGGTCAACACCCCATTTTGGGAAGCTTTATCATTCCAACTAAATACATGCTCATTATTTTACATCTTTGTGCTTTCTAAATGTTCAAGCAGAGGGGCTGCTTGCTTCACTTTGACTATGGCTCTGCTTGTATATAGTCCAAAGCAATGGCATTGTTTGTTCTTTTAGAAATAGGCATtagggggctgagcccgtggcgcacttgggagagtgcagcgctgagagcgcagcgacgctcctgccatgggttcggatcctatataggagtggctggtgcactcactggctgactaccggtcacaaaaaagaccaaaaaagaaaaaaaaaaaaaaataggcattaGGGGGCCGaccttgtggctcactcgggtgagtgcggcgctgggagtgcagtggcgctgggagcgccgaggccgctggttcagatcctatatagggatggctggtgcgctcactggctgagcgtggtgcaggcgaaaccaagccaagggttatgatccccttaccagtcacacacacaaaaaaaaagaaagaaaagaaataggcaTTAGGGTGTATGAAGTACCTTggttccttctctctcctccaatGCCATCTTAACCACTATTGAGACAATACCAGGGAGTCAGGGCTCCTTCCACTATTGCTCCCAGACATAGAAGTGACAGGGTTCAAACCAAGACTTCTAGTAGTGAAAGCTATTAACTGTGGGTTCTGGATAAAGGAAAACTACTTGCTCCTTCCATCCCTGTattctctctccctgtccttGAAAATGTGCTTTGCAAAAGGAAAATGGGTAGTAAATCATGGAGCTGTCTTGGCAGAGGCATGACTGGGAGAAAACAATGAGGGAAGACTCAGAGATGGCTCCACATGGTCCTAAGATACATAATAGATGGCAGTTTCCTCAACCTCAGCAGTAGGCAACTCTAGGGCAAATCAGCTCAAAAGATGAAACAGTGTCTGCCTAGAACATAGGCTAAGATACTGGAAATGCCCATTTGTTCTATGGTCCAACCTCCTCTCATTACTCCATTATTATTCGTTGCTTGAAACAAGGTCTGACAACCAGGGGAAGAGTTTCAGGGGCAGACAAGGAAGTATAAACATCAGGGTTCCATCTGTCCAATTTTATTGGGAACAAGGACACAGTAACTGCTTTCAAAGAGAAGGGAGCCCGGGGCTCCATAAGCAGCAAGATCCTTCAGAGTTGAGCCAAGGATGGGAGGGCAATAGATGCCTTGCTCAGGCATGGTTACACTAACCACCCTCAGCAGGACCTCCCAAAAAATCTATGCTCCTTTTGCTCAGCACTTGGCACTTAAGGAAAAGTGATCAACAGAGGCAGCATAAGAAAGACGAGCCCAGACTCATCAGGATACCGACTCAGTCAACTGCTTTAGTGCATCTTCGTCTTCATCCACTTTGGAAGCTTTGGGGACAAGGATacccagagaaagaaagaagtgttAAGGCCTCAGCAACTTCTAGCCATCCCCTGCTATGACACTCAGGGCCTGCTGAATTCTCTTTCCCCAGCAAAGAACCTAAAGGTGTGGTCCTTCTGCTTGCTGGGCTGCTGCTCATTCCCATAAGACCTTTGTGCAAAATAGAAAATGGTGCCTCTTGCTCCCAGCATTTGCAGCCCTAAACCAAGGTACACAGCTTGCTGAGTGGAGCACAGATTAGATTTCAGTCCCCATTCCCTTTTAGCCAGGTGGCCTCATGCAGTCAACAACCTGCCTAACTGTAGCCCTCTCTGCCTGGCTCTTTTGAGGCAGAGTGGATGAAGAATAACTTTTGCCCATAACTCTCCATTCTCTCAAGTCCTCAAGACAATAAAGTAGCCCTGGGTACCTGGCCCTGCAGGCAGACGTGTACTGGGTACACTAGGCAATCTGATTGGAGGTTCTTCTTTCTTGTCTCCCACAATTAACAACTCCCGGGCCAAttcctcctgctccagctcctctAGTTCCTCCAACAGTTCATCCTGGATATGGGACAAGACTGTTCAAGATGAAGAAAGGAAACTTCTACTTCCAAAAACATACCACTTTTGGAGTTCCCTCCCAAACTTGCCCCAAGAGCCTCTCTTGGTCATTCTTTTTGGCCCACCCCATGCTTTCTCCAATATTCCCTGACCCCTCATCCCCAGTAACCTCATCCACATCATCTCCAAAGCCCATAGGCTGAGAAATGGCATCTTCAATCTGCTGGGCCACCTCCTGTTGTTCTGTGATGTCAGCAATCAGTTCATCCACCTTGTCAATGTCCCTGAGAAAAACATATACAGCCAAGAAATCAGGCAACAACCCCCTTGACTTTCTCATCTCACTTGAATGAAACTTCTCCTGCTTTGTGGCCTCACACTGATAAGCCCATGGCTCTCAGAAGAGATTCCTAGAAAATTATGAGGCAAGTTTGGGCAAGGAAGTAGGAAGGAGCTACAATGGAGAGTATAAGTTGGACTCCCTTCCCCAAGGATCGTTAAGAATTAGAGAAATCAACTTTCTTCCCTAGAATGCCCCTCCAGCAAAAGGATCTTCTTTCAGGAAGCAAGGAGGCAGGCAGAGGCCTAGCTGCCATAAATATACACTGTAAATTCACATTCTGAGAGGCTTAAAAGCTCAAAATATAATACCAAGCCACCCTCCCCAGAGCGTGGGtcaccttctcccctcccccatacccACATGTCCTGGTAGGCCTTCTTCATGCCTCGGGCAGCAAGCTCCATGGTACGAAGCACTTCTGCATTGCTGGTAGCATTCTCAAGGGCCTCACGCTGAAGCTCCAGGGTAGATAATGTCCCGTCAGTTTGTGCCAGCTGCTGTTCCAATCTTTTCTTCCTCCGCAAAGCCTGCAGGGCGGCTGACCCAGCCCAGACCCTGAATATCTGAGTCAGAAGCACCTGCTTCCCACCTGGGCTCTCCCCATTGCCTCCTTTCCCTTATTACCTCTCTTATTCTTGGCCCcatgcttcttggccatttgtagcTCCTGTTGAATCTTCTGCTCCAGAAACTCCTGTTTCTTGATCAGTATCTTTTCTGTCTCCTTCAGTTGCTGTATTGCTGCTTCAGGGGTTGGccccttctcctccttccctgaAGAGTCCAATGGAGCAGGCCCATATTGTGTGAAGGAAAAATATTAGCCACTAATTATTGAGTGCACAGTGTGTATGAGGTTGTTATTGCTAATCCCTAAACAATTCTCTATAATTAATGTACTATCTTTACTTTACAAATGTGAAAATGGGCACAAAGATTTTGATTACAATCACAACTAGTAAGAGATTAAGCAAGAATGGAAATGTGGCAGCATGACTTCCGAAGCCAATGTCCTTTTCACTATTTGAAACTACTGTTCAAGTCATTTCCAGTCACTTTTTATAATCACTATCCTAGGAGATGCCCAAGGTCCTGACACTGCAGGATCAAACTGAATAAAGTACAAGgggctggaggaaaaaaaaaaatgttctcaatTTCTCCGTTCATCTTCGATACTTCTAACAGAGTCATTTTTCCAAATAGAAAATCTGATGACCTTTGTTTGCTTAAAATCCTTCCTTGAGAACTCTCCATTACCtacaggataaaatccaaaactctctctctctctgccagaACTTCTTTTCCCTACATATACTGTACTCTTTCCTGCCTACCTGTTTCTCTCAGGCTGTTGCCACTTCCTGGAGTATCTCAATTCTCCACTTGGCAAACTGCTCGCCTTCTGGATCACCACCCCCAAAGCCTACTTCTTCTGTGCGTCCCTGGTTTTTCAGTAGCATCTCCAACATTTGAGTTTCTACATTACACTGTAAATGcctgtttttgcttgttttccccaatatatgtgaGCGACAAGAAGGtagtctttcttctttccctcataCCCCTCTTGCCCAGCACTAAGTAGCATCAATGTTTGGAAAGGACTGGATGAAGACAGTGGGAAACTCGTCCTCAGGCCTGTACAGTGGGAACCAGCACAGTCACCACGCCATCCACTCACGTCCCCTCCCTGATCTCGAGCTCTTGGAAGGCAGACGGGAGCAAGATGCTCTGACAAGGCAGGTCTCCTGGCACCAGAGCTCCACCCGGCTGGGCTTTTCGGGACAGCTTGTCTCCTGGGTCTCTTGCCCTGCCAGCGCCGCGGTCTCCCCTACCCAGCTCTGGCCAGCAGCTCCCGGCCAACCAGTCTAGCCCGGGCTCACCCCTCCCGAACAGTCTGCCAAGACCACTCATGGCGAGCTCGCCTCTCCCGCCTCCGCCCCTCGGCGTCCCTCACGCTTCCGCCTTGCTCCTGGGAAGTGACGTCTCATCACCACCGGCCTTAACCAATCCCTCCTTAAGGCGCTGCGGCGACATCAACAGGCGCAAATAAGGCCACTGCTGTCACGTGAGCCCGGCCACCAGCCCCACACCACGAGCTCCTCTTAAAGCGGCCGCTTCATTTACTCCTACCTAAAAAggcctccccaccccaaccccaaacAAGGTGTTAGTCCCCTGGAAGGAAATGTGCAGCTTAATGACACCCCACTATATGGGGCTAGTGGAAGAGTTCTTCATGCCCTTTACAGAGCTCAAGAAAGGGTCCGTACAGGTTCCAGCAGATGGGGATCACAGTTGATaacaaaaaatctgctctgaccaggtcagcaaAATTATAATGCCTTGGGAGATCTGCGTAGTCTCATCCACcagtcctggaaaatgttatcataggaccatttttacttagaagcagacataatggtaccagaaagccataaaataacctagaatgcttcttgtaacccttaccCCAGATCCCTGCATGTAGAATGGTAACATAGTAACAATCCCAAACCTAAAGTCACGTATgaccaatagaaaacctgatgaagtaattaggtgGGACTGTCCTCTTTCTTTTGatccttcccccttcttgtgattataaaaagctaagctctgctggccctcttcagAGCACATTTCTCAGAGGGATCTCCCCAGTTGCACTTATCATATTGGCTCAATGAAATTTGTGCTCATATGTTCGTCCTCaatttcttttaggtcaacacagTCTTGGGTTTGCCACAAGTTTATATGGCAGACCATGATGCAATCTAATGTCTCACACTCTGGTCTTGGCACCTCAGGACAACCAACCCCAGTTAACaggctagaaaaataaaaacaacccacACTGTGGGTAAGATCTCTTCTGTCATACACAGATACACTTTAATAAATTACAAATGCACCTGAAAATGCCTTCTTGATTTCCTTTCAGTTTTAGGCCTCAAATGAGGCTCATTCATAGGGCTGGACCCCAGGGCCCAATTTGGGCTTTTGCAAACATCTCTAATCCTTGAGTTAAGGTTTGTAGATTCATTCCGTTTTGGACGTGAATGCAAGTAACacctagaaagaaaaagaagtcacaTTTCATCAGGCTTTCAGGGCTCCCCATTATTACTTCCACCTTCTGTAGGTGTCATCTGTCATGCAGACTATCCACCCTGTATATATCTACCTAATTCCTCCTAGAAACCCTTTCTCCTCATTCCCCCAATGGTTATCCTCACCACTCAGTACCCAGTTTGCTGACATCTACAATATTCCTCCACTCATCATCAAAGAAGATCATCTGGGAGAAAGGAACTCCAGTCTTCTGCTGCAACCTGTGCAAACAGGGCAGGGGTAACCAAGCTGGCATCTTGGCTCCCCCACCCTCTCTGGTACTCTGTCTCCCTGCTCCTACCCTTACTTCTGCATACCTCTCAAAGTGTGTGACCTTGCTGCCCGGATAGATTTCCCGATGAACAAAGTATCTGACAAGGTCAAAGAGCTCCAGTAGCTGGTTGGCCCCTTCTATCTCACTTGTCCTGAAACAGGTGTAACAGATGGGTTTAGGAGAGTGAAGGGCGAGGGCTGCCAGCAAAGTTAAGAATAACGAGGAAATCAACTTGTTGTTTTTCCAGGACGGATAGGCATTCTCGGCCTTTATTCAACTCCATAGCCTTCTTGTCTGACACGATGGGTGCTGAGCCAATATTTAATCATTCAAAGGCACAGGAGAGGGTACAAtgagaaaaaataggcaaatactTGCAAATTTGCACCTCCTAAATTTTGTAGCCGAGGGGTTACAGGAGAGGTCTCCTAATGAATGTATCCTTCAGCACTAGACGGACGGTTTTTGTCAGTCGCTCTTCTTACCGTGAAGCGGCCGCGACCGGCACCCCAAGGCCGTGCAATCGTTCCAGAACTTCAGGCACCTCTGGGTACAGTCGGACGTTCTGGCCCCGCCTATCTCGTACAGTCCCATCACTGGAGAGGGCGAGAATGCGCTCAGTTGCGGCCGGCCCCGCCTGGTCCCAATCCTCTTTCCCTGCCTCACCTGCTCTTGTAGAACGGGGGATCTACGTGCGTGTCGACCCAGAAAGGCCAGAGCGTGTAATCT
This region includes:
- the TSSK4 gene encoding testis-specific serine/threonine-protein kinase 4 isoform X1, yielding MGKGDVLETAPTTTAYRSVMEEYGYDVGKVIGNGSYGTVYEAYFTKQKVMVAVKIISKKRASEDYLNKFLPREIQVMKVLRHKYLINFYQAIETTSRVYIILELAQGGDVLEWIQRYGACPEPLAGKWFSQLTLGIAYLHSKGIVHRLTPSLSAAGRDLKLENLLLDKRENVKISDFGFAKMVPSNQSVRSSPSNRQMNCFSHLSQTYCGSFAYACPEILLGLPYNPFLSDIWSMGVILYTLVVAHLPFDDTNLKKLLRETQKEVTFPSNTTISQECKNLVLQMLCQATKRATILDILKDSWVLKFQPEQPTHEVRLLEAMCQPPSTTNPHQSLEITT
- the TSSK4 gene encoding testis-specific serine/threonine-protein kinase 4 isoform X2, producing MGKGDVLETAPTTTAYRSVMEEYGYDVGKVIGNGSYGTVYEAYFTKQKVMVAVKIISKKRASEDYLNKFLPREIQVMKVLRHKYLINFYQAIETTSRVYIILELAQGGDVLEWIQRYGACPEPLAGKWFSQLTLGIAYLHSKGIVHRDLKLENLLLDKRENVKISDFGFAKMVPSNQSVRSSPSNRQMNCFSHLSQTYCGSFAYACPEILLGLPYNPFLSDIWSMGVILYTLVVAHLPFDDTNLKKLLRETQKEVTFPSNTTISQECKNLVLQMLCQATKRATILDILKDSWVLKFQPEQPTHEVRLLEAMCQPPSTTNPHQSLEITT
- the CHMP4A gene encoding charged multivesicular body protein 4a, giving the protein MSGLGRLFGRGKEEKGPTPEAAIQQLKETEKILIKKQEFLEQKIQQELQMAKKHGAKNKRAALQALRRKKRLEQQLAQTDGTLSTLELQREALENATSNAEVLRTMELAARGMKKAYQDMDIDKVDELIADITEQQEVAQQIEDAISQPMGFGDDVDEDELLEELEELEQEELARELLIVGDKKEEPPIRLPSVPSTRLPAGPASKVDEDEDALKQLTESVS
- the MDP1 gene encoding magnesium-dependent phosphatase 1, whose protein sequence is MARLPKLAVFDLDYTLWPFWVDTHVDPPFYKSSDGTVRDRRGQNVRLYPEVPEVLERLHGLGVPVAAASRTSEIEGANQLLELFDLVRYFVHREIYPGSKVTHFERLQQKTGVPFSQMIFFDDEWRNIVDVSKLGTEWCYLHSRPKRNESTNLNSRIRDVCKSPNWALGSSPMNEPHLRPKTERKSRRHFQGRRRRGQPLKQQYSN